Proteins encoded by one window of Aspergillus chevalieri M1 DNA, chromosome 6, nearly complete sequence:
- a CDS encoding uncharacterized protein (COG:S;~EggNog:ENOG410PHWA) — translation MENLVDKLNIPLCGDPPNASLLARLAELSALRLLNHVHHAMYAEGHEYLLQANYIAYASDSQDDGSIHRAMSSSLKVSMELDGN, via the coding sequence ATGGAGAACCTCGTCGACAAGCTGAACATTCCACTGTGTGGGGACCCGCCCAATGCTTCTCTGCTCGCGCGACTCGCTGAACTGTCTGCGCTCAGACTCCTCAATCATGTCCACCACGCAATGTACGCAGAAGGCCATGAGTACTTGCTGCAAGCAAACTATATCGCGTACGCATCTGACAGTCAAGATGACGGATCCATTCACAGAGCAATGAGCTCCTCCCTGAAGGTCTCGATGGAATTGGACGGGAATTGA